The Carassius gibelio isolate Cgi1373 ecotype wild population from Czech Republic chromosome B11, carGib1.2-hapl.c, whole genome shotgun sequence genomic sequence aataattagcaaagatgattaatttagcgctgttaaacgcgcgtgtgaggggcggagacgcgccgcggagcgtcagacacgcgtgaggaccaaacacagcagaacggtaggaaacttcactcctcttattacttctcttttactatagcgatttatttttagacacgtgatctgagtctttcatagatttgtagagttattagagttattagagaaattgagttattttttttttacattctttggtcgaagttttcagatcggtaattcggagcctgttcgcgactctgttgattcagatcgggacttcggagcctgttcgcgactctgttgattcagatcggcacttcggagcctgttcgcgactcggttgattcagaacggcacttcggagcctgttcgcgactcggttgattcagatcgggacttcggagcctgttcgcgactcggttgattcagatcggtaattcggagcctgttcgcgactctgttgattcagatcgggacttcggagcctgttcgcgactctgttgattcagatcggcacttcggagcctgttcgcgactcggttgattcagaacggcacttcggagcctgttcgcgactcggttgattcagaacggcacttcggagcctgttcgcgactcggttgattcagatcggtaattcggagcctgttcgcgactctgttgattcagatcgggacttcggagcctgttcgcgactctgttgattcagatcggcaattcggagcctgttcgcgactccgttgattcagatcggcacttcggagcctgttcgcgactcggttgattcagaacggcacttcggagcctgttcgcgactcggttgattcagatcgggacttcggagcctgttcgcgactcgattgattcagatcggcacttcggagcatgttcgcgactcggttgattcagatcggcacttcggagcctgttcgcgactcggttgattcagatcggcacttcggagcctgttcgcgactcggttgattcagatcggcgcttcggagaatggtcgcgactcggttgattcagatcgggacatcggagcatgtttgagatttttttaaattcagacatcgaagcaggaagtgtttgtcaaacagttaattggtgataaatgaatatttggacttgagccttttttttacttgtcgattcagcatgtacatggacccacacacaaaggtggacacactctagacttaatcatcagtagagttTTAaaattttcatccattgttattaaggacgttaatAAAGGacgttattcaaccacctatatatatatatatatatatatatatatatatatatatatatatatatatatatatatatatatatatatatatatatatatatatatatatatatatatagattacatctggggagaaaagaaaggatgtgatgttcagaacatggtaactacagtaattatcaaagaggggaagagatgcaccccatttggccagtggtgtttttacaccccagacaaggtttgagaaggaaaaaatcattatgaaaaaatataattatattttccttaaaatcttcaggccttattatcatgtcatatataactgtgatgttctgtaaaacaacaaactttaaaatactttgttcttactggtgaaaatcagatggtcatctctgttttctctcaggtacatcacagtgtaagcttcacagttaacattactctcatcaacgtagtccatatcaacaacaaaaatatatcttgactccatatagtggttattttggaaaaaatcccaggtattttgagcagtaggattataaaaaaaataaaacaaatgtgctaatataaaattaaattagcctatataaaattgcaaacatctatctttcagtacttttttaattaagtacataaaaaatttagtacgtttgtactttcacttgagtaaaattgaaaaaggagtacttttacttttactggagtaatattttattatacgtatctgtacttttactcaagtacttgatttgtgtacttcgtccaccactgacagtggctaaatatcatgttattgtgTACGCTTCATGAAACACATCCCACGGCAACAGCGTGAAAACCGGATTTGGCAACACTGAACACCTGCACTGCTTCACCAGCAGATGGCGCAATTTGATCAGAattaggtgtatatatatatatatatataagggatttgttttcttttttcgaAGTTATCGATATTttggaatatattttacaaaatatctcaGTGCTTGtactttgtttttttatgttactttattaAATAAGAAACTTCATAATTGTTTCTATTCCCTATTTTTCTGTGTAGTAATTTTTTAACATCacattaaaaaacatgtttttttttatgattaatatttCAACTTTTGTATGCCAAATCAGTGTAGATAATAACCAGTATTGATTAGAACAGATGCCAGTTTTATTAATCTTCCAAATACAATGGTCATAAACTTCAGACGAAAAAATTCAGAACAAATGTCCTTTTTCTTgtttgcagtttatttatttgactagCACTGCATGTttatcattaatttttatttttaatatgcaaaaataCTTGAAATTTCCCAGTCAGTAATGAAAATGTTGATACCATTTCTCCACCCCGTTGAAAAATTCACCAGAACTGTTTAAACAGGACAATCGAAGGCATGGTCTATGTTCAGAATAGCACACTACCATACCACTCTTATTCTTTTTGGTGTATAGTGTGTAAACCGTGCATAGTGTGTAATACCTGAAAGTATTCTGAACGCAACCAAAGCACACTGTACAGAATACTGTATCCTATAATACAGTGCATCATATTTACACTACAAACAAGCAATATAATGAGATCAAAATTAAGCATAGTACGGTTTGGTGTATGTAATATTGCATATTTCATACTGTTTCACATACTATTCGATATAAAGCAGTATTGTGCAAGTATTCCATTCTAAACATAGCCACCATTGATTCTTCAATTATATAACCCAACCATTTTCTCACGAATGCAGTCTCATAAAGATTTAATATAGTTCACTGAAAAAGAAGGAATTATACACTTCTTTAAAGCTTTGGATCAGATATCAGCTGACTTCTTCATAATCagtttgtctctgtctgtttctcgACAGAATTTGTTGAAACAGGAGGTATCCTGGTGCTGGATGGCTCATTGAAACTGCATAGGAACATACATGTCAACCTCTTttagacatacagtatatacacaatCAACAAAACCCGAAACACAACATCTATGCACATTCAACACATTACTGTGGAATCATGGTCGCAGCCTGAGAAGAGACATGGGAACAAGTCTCTGATTGTTCATCTACTGTCCAGGCACGTATGGCCAGTTGATGGAGCTTCCAGAGAGCTGCATGTCCCGGATAAGCGTCTCAATGGGCGTCTTGCCAACTAGCCGCATGAAGAAGAGTTGAGAGATGAGGTTGGCGGGAACGGCTCTGAGGGCGGGCAGTCGCAGCAGGAGTCGCCCGAAGCGCTGCGGCTGACCTGGATACTGCATGCGCTCGTACTCGTTCAGAGCCACCTGTGCTTTCTCCTGCAGGCTCTCGATGTGCACCGGATCTGACAGCCCACACGCGTCTGCAGGAAACAGGACAAAGACTTTACAACACAGCCGCAAGTGACTTTTTAGAAGTTTTTAGTAAGCTACTATGCAATTTCTAGGATGTTTTGGATGGTTTCCATGTGGTTCCTCGTTGTCTCAAGTCAAAATGTGTTACCCTAAAAGTGCAAGTTTCTATGATAGTAATTGATCTGGCTATGGTCGCTCTTTTAATATAAGTCTAAGGGATTTTGTTCCATACAGCAGGCAAAAGTGGTACATTTaatgacttaaaataaaataaaatgcaattccTCAAATGCAGATTCTAAGCAAGAAGCAAgtataaacattataatagtcATGCATTActtgatttaatattaatatggAGGCAGTGCTTTTCACTGTGcataaaatgtgtaattacagaaaaaataaatgtttgtattaaacattaatggattttgtgtgaaaataaatcatttaagggtcaatttttcgaaattgagatttatacatcatcagaaagttgaaaaaataggctttctattgatgtatggtttgttaatatcggacaatatttggctgagaaacTATTagaaaaatctggaatctgagtgtgcaaaaaaatctaaatattgagaaaatcaaatTTGAAGTTGTcctaatgaagttcttagcaatccATATTACTAATCTCAAATTAAGTTGACATATTTACAgtagaacatttacaaaatatcttcatagaacacgatcgttacttaatatcctaatgattttgggcataaaagaaaaatctataattttgacccatacaatgtatttttgactattgctacaaatatgccccagtgacttaagactgcttttgtgctccaagaTCAAATATATGATATTAACCATGTTATGTAAACAAATGGAAAAGTAAACCTTCTATTAACTATCATGTTAATTACTGTGCCTTTAGCCCCAACAGTAAGGGCACTTTTTTACCCCAAATTCCATACttttacatattcttttgtgATATAAAAACTGTTGCTAATGATGGCAAGTACATGACCATCAAGTATCAGCCAAATATGCACGTGCACCTTGATAAGCGAATGTTTTGGAAACTGCTAAGCCATGTTTTTGTGCCATCTAGGAGTATAGAGGAAAATAATATCAAAGGCACCTTTTACCCCGGGGTTCCTTTAGTAACTCGGGTTCATCACTCACCTGGTGAGAACAGAGCGATGGCTTTCAGACAGCTGTATTCAGCCGAATCCACCTGCAATCGTGTCAGCTTGTCCACCTGGTCCTGGAAGACCCGCACCTGGTCCATGAAGGACACGACGCGGTCAGCAGGCATGGGGGAGGAATGAAAGCCGGCGGCCGCCAGCAGAGGGGCTGTATGCAGCGGCAGAGCCGACTGAGCTGCATTCAAGATGAACAGTTCACTCCAGCTGAGCCTCAGAAGAGCCACCTGCTCCGACACGGGCAGCTCAGGAAAGAACGGAATATTCCGCACCCATTCGATGGCACTGAAGAGCAGCCGGGCCGCCAGCTCACATATATTGTCGATGCCCATGACGGAGCTGTTGCCTCCT encodes the following:
- the LOC127968299 gene encoding nuclear receptor subfamily 2 group F member 6-like isoform X3, coding for MAMVSGGWANPNGGANGLGEKGYLRGEEENSSPRVGNSDAEGGEEDKACVVDCVVCGDKSSGKHYGVFTCEGCKSFFKRSIRRNLNYTCRSNRECQIDQHHRNQCQYCRLKKCFRVGMRKEVQRGRIPPSHAGISPASMVGAGGDVGGGQGMGAEFFNGQPVSEFISQLLRAEPYPNSRYGAQCGQQLPGGNSSVMGIDNICELAARLLFSAIEWVRNIPFFPELPVSEQVALLRLSWSELFILNAAQSALPLHTAPLLAAAGFHSSPMPADRVVSFMDQVRVFQDQVDKLTRLQVDSAEYSCLKAIALFSPDACGLSDPVHIESLQEKAQVALNEYERMQYPGQPQRFGRLLLRLPALRAVPANLISQLFFMRLVGKTPIETLIRDMQLSGSSINWPYVPGQ
- the LOC127968299 gene encoding nuclear receptor subfamily 2 group F member 6-like isoform X2, with protein sequence MAMVSGGWANPNGGANGLGEKGYLRGEEENSSPRVGNSDAEGGEEDKACVVDCVVCGDKSSGKHYGVFTCEGCKSFFKRSIRRNLNYTCRSNRECQIDQHHRNQCQYCRLKKCFRVGMRKEAVQRGRIPPSHAGISPASMVGAGGDVGGGQGMGAEFFNGQPVSEFISQLLRAEPYPNSRYGAQCGQQLPGGNSSVMGIDNICELAARLLFSAIEWVRNIPFFPELPVSEQVALLRLSWSELFILNAAQSALPLHTAPLLAAAGFHSSPMPADRVVSFMDQVRVFQDQVDKLTRLQVDSAEYSCLKAIALFSPDACGLSDPVHIESLQEKAQVALNEYERMQYPGQPQRFGRLLLRLPALRAVPANLISQLFFMRLVGKTPIETLIRDMQLSGSSINWPYVPGQ
- the LOC127968299 gene encoding nuclear receptor subfamily 2 group F member 6-like isoform X1, which translates into the protein MAMVSGGWANPNGGANGLGEKGYLRGEEENSSPRVGNSDAEGGEEDKACVVDCVVCGDKSSGKHYGVFTCEGCKSFFKRSIRRNLNYTCRSNRECQIDQHHRNQCQYCRLKKCFRVGMRKEGQQTSEKFQRGRIPPSHAGISPASMVGAGGDVGGGQGMGAEFFNGQPVSEFISQLLRAEPYPNSRYGAQCGQQLPGGNSSVMGIDNICELAARLLFSAIEWVRNIPFFPELPVSEQVALLRLSWSELFILNAAQSALPLHTAPLLAAAGFHSSPMPADRVVSFMDQVRVFQDQVDKLTRLQVDSAEYSCLKAIALFSPDACGLSDPVHIESLQEKAQVALNEYERMQYPGQPQRFGRLLLRLPALRAVPANLISQLFFMRLVGKTPIETLIRDMQLSGSSINWPYVPGQ